DNA from Streptomyces sp. NBC_01476:
AGTCCACCGCGCCGCCGACCATGGCCAGCACGATCGCGTCGAACAGGGCGCTGCCCAGGAATCCGGGGGCGAACGGGCCCGCCGGCAGCCGGTGGATCCGCCAGTTCGCGGCGGTGGCGACGAAGTGCGCGCACAGGCCGAACGTCGACACCAGGGGGACGGTGAGCGCGCCGAGCGCCGGCGTGTCCAGGGCGGCGAGGAAGCCGCGGTAGTACGCGTCCGACTCCTGCTTGCGGAAGACCACGTCTTTTACGGCGACGGTGAAGAAGTCCCCGGTGAACTCCCGTCCGGCGCCCAGCGGGCCGCCCTGGAAGGCGATGCCCGCCGCGTGAGCGGCGCGTCCGACGGGTCCGGCGTGGGAGTCGCCCAGCAGCAGGAATCTAGCGGGGGCCGTAGTAGTCGAGGACGGCGTCGTCACAGATGTCACCTCCCGACAGCGTGCGGTGCGGCAGCGTACCGGCCGCGTCGCCGACCGCGTCGCCGGTCGGGGCTTCGGGCCGCGGCCGGTCGCCGGGGTGTCCGGCGCGGGCGAGGCCCGCCATGAAGTGCCGCATGACGAAGGCGACGCCGTCCGGTGTGACGGACCGCAGGTTCGGCCCGTAGAACACCCCGCGGAAGGGTGCGCAGGAGATGAGCTCGTAGGACGGGAAGTAGTCGGTCCCTTCGGTGCCGTTGACCAGTTCGCCGGCCGCGGTCCGCAGGACCGACTTCGACAAGGTGTTGGCCACCAGTGCGTGGCCGCCGGTCGCGGTGGCGGTGAGCGGCACCGGTGAGACCGTGAGCAGCAGCCGCAGGTCCGGGTTGATCACGCGGGCCAGCGCCACGGCCGCGGCGAGGTCGCGGTGCACCTCCCCCACGGTGGCGTTGCTGAAGGCGTGCCGCCGCGGGTCGAAGGTGCCGCGTACGGTTCCGGGGCAGGAGGCGTACACGCTTCCGTCGCTCCGGTCCCGCCACGCCTCGGTGAGCCCCAGGGTGAAGACCAGGCAGCTCGCGGCGGTCAGCCCCCGGCGGATCGCCTCCAGCGTCGTCTCGCGTGCCGCGAGCATCTCGGCGACGGAGGCGTGCCCGGCGGGTTCGACGCTCGGCCGGAACGGGTCGTACACCCTGCCGTCCTGCGGCCACGCGGTGTCCGGCGGCCGGGTGCGGCCGGCCGCCCAGGACAGCCACTGGCGGAGCATCGCGGCGGTGTAGACGGTGCCGGTCCGGAAGGAGAACTCCCCGTAGTGCCGGGCTTGTTGCTCCTCCCGGTCGAGGCCGGGCGGTGGCGGTTCCGCGTCGTACCAGTTGAGGCCGGCGGCCAGGAGTGCGGGGCCGAGGCGGGCGGCGAAGCAGGAGCCGGCGGTCAGGACCGGGTCGTCGGGGCCGAGGGGGAAGGCGGGCGTCCACACTTCGTCGATGCCGAGCATGCCGGGTTCTGCGACCGCGGGCCGCCAGAAGGAGCGGGCGGGCAGGGAGCGGTAGGGGTTGCCGGTGGTCACGGTCACTTCCTCGGTCCGGGGGCCGGCTCGCCGGCCGCGGAGGTGCGCGGGAGGTCGTCGGCGTGGGCGGGGCCGTACGCGGTGGGCGCCGCGCCGGACTCGCCGAGGTCGCCGTTGATCGCGGCGGCCACGGTCCGCGCGTGCGGGGCCGCCACGACGCCGTAGTGCGTGGTGTCCAGCAGGTGCCAGGATCCGGTACGGCCGACGTACGGCAGCCACGGTTCCGGCCGTGCGGCCGGCGCGTCGGCGGGCGGCAGATCCGGCTCGGGGCGGGTGGCGAGCCAGATGCGCACCGGTGTGGTGGTGAGGCCGGGCATCCGGTACGTGGTCATGCTCCGCAGGTTCGCCCGGCAGCAGCGGGCCAGGCGTTCCGCGTAGTCCGTGTGAGCGGCCGGGCCGCCGTCCGCTGCCTGCCCGTCCGGGTGTCCCTGGCCGAGTTCGCGGGTGAACACCGCCCGCAGTTCGGCCTCGTCGTACCGGGCGAGCCGCGGACCGGAACCGGGCGGCGGCGGGTCCAGCAGGTAGAGGTTTCGCACCGGGCGGTGCTCCTGTTCGGCCTGGGCCGCCATCTCGATCGCGACCCAGCCGCCGAACGACCAGCCCGCGAGCCTGACGCGGTGCGCGGCGGCCGGGAACCGGGTCTCCAGCGCCTGCCGGTACCGGGCCGCCCGTTCGGGGAGGGTCCAGGCGGGGGCGGCCGGGTCCCGCAGGGCGGGGTCGGCGATCAGACACACCGTCAGCCGGGGGTCGAGCGCGGACACCAGGGGACGGTAGGACTGGATGTCGCCGCCGACGGGATGCACCAGGCAGAGCACGTCCGGGCCTGCCCCTTCCTGCCAGACCTCCAGCGGTACGTCCTGCGACGCCGCCTGCGGTGCGGCGGGTCCGCCCGGCATCTCCTCCCGGAGGAGGGCGAGGATCCCGGCGAGGCCCACCCGGTGGCCGAGCCGGGCGAGTTCGAGTTCCACCCCGAAGTGCCGTTTGATCTCGTCGATCAGGTCGAGCATCGTCAGCGAGTCGGCGCCGAGGTCGTACAAGGACGCCCGCGGGTCGAGGTCGTCCACGCCCAGCCAGGTGCGCAGCAGGTCCCCGAGGACGGTCTCGGCCGGCTCCGTGTCCCCCGTGACCGCTGTCCCCGCCGTGCCCGCGCCGGGAAGGACGGCGGGACGGTCCCGGGCGTAGAAGGTCCGGGATTCCGCCAGGTCGGTCACCGACACCAGCACCTGCGGGAAGCCACTGCCGATCGCCCGGGACAGCACCCGTCCGGCCTCCGCGACGGTCAGGCCGACGGCCAGATGGGCGCGGTGCCGGGCGTCCGCGCCCGGGGCGTCCACCGCCATGCCCGTCTCGCGCCACACGTCCCAGTCGACGGTGATCCGTACGGTGCTCTCGTCCGCTGTCGAGCGGTGGTGCGCGAAGGCGTCCAGCAGCCCGGCCGCGGCGGCGTAGTCGAGCTGGCCGACCCCGCCGAGCAGTGCCGACATCGACGAGCAGTACACGACGACAGCCGGGTCGTGACGGCGGATCAGCTCCTCGGTGACGAGCGCGGCGTTCGCCTTGGCGGCGGTCACCGGGCGGGCGGTCGTGGCCTGCCGCAGGGCGATCAGGCCGCCGCCCGCCACACCGACGGCGTGCACGACGCCGTCCAGCCGCGAGGTGTGCGCCGCGACGAGGTCGGCGATCCCGTTCGGGGTGCCCCCCGTCAGGTCCGCGGCGATGAGCCCCACACGGTCGGCGTAGGGCGCGAGTTCGGCGGGGAGGTGGGGGCGGCGGGCCAGCAGGAGCACCTGTCGCGCGCCGCCTTCCAGCAGCCACCGGGCGACGGTCCTGCCGATGCCGCCGGTGCCGCCGAGAATCAGGTGCGTGCCGCCCGGCGGGAGCGGCGACGCGGAGTCGGCGGGGTCCGGCAGCGGCGAGGTGTCCGGTGCCCACCAGAAGCCCCGGCGCAGTGCCAGCCGCCGGGGCGGCCGGCCGGTCCCGGCGACGAGACCGGCCACGGCTCCCGCCCAGGCGGCCGGGCCGGGGCCGGGCAGGTCGAGCCAGTGGGCGTCCACCAGGCCCTCCTGCGGGCCCACTTCGCCGATCCCCGCGAGCAGTCCCGCCTCGGGCCGGGTGACCGTGCCGTCGGCCGGCATCGCGCCGGACGACAGCCACCACACGCGCAGGTCCGGCCTGCCGCCGGCCGCCTGGGCCAGGGCGGCGGGGGTGTCCAGGCAGGCCCACCGGGCGTGTTCGAGGGTGGTGGCGGTCACCGGGCCGTCCGCCGCCAGCGGCAGGGTGTGCAGCCAGTCCACGCTTTCGGCGCCTTCGGGTGCCTCGTGCTTGAGGGTGTCGAGGATGCGGCGGAGTGCCGCGGGGTCCGCCGGGTCCGCGGTGAAGGTGTCAGGAGCGGTCCGGGCGTAGCCGCTGCCTGCGGTCACGTGCACCACGCGGGCGTGGGTCTTCGCCAGCGCGGTCGCCACGGTGGGCCCCAAGGTGCCCGCGGTGAGCAGGACCGCCGTCCTGGGGCGGCGGGCCGGTGGGGTGGTGGCGGCGCGGTGGCTGCGTGCCCAGTGCTGCTGGTGCAGCCACCGCTCCTCGGGAAGCCGGCGCGGCCCGTCCCCTTCCGTTTCTGCTGTCGGTTCGGCTGCGTCGGGGGGCACGGTCCCGGGGAGGGTGTCCCGGTAGTGGTAGTCGGCGAGCTCGAACGCGGGCGGCGGGAAGTCCCAGGGCGCGGGGGCGGGTCCGCCTGCCCAGGCGATCTCCTCCCCGCGCAGCCATGCCGCGGCGAGTTCCGGGGCGGTGCGCCCGCCCACCGGTACGGGACCCCCTGCTGCGGCCACGGGCCCGGCGGTCCGTCCCTGACCGCCCTCCACGGCAACCGTCTGCGGAGCCGCTGCCGAAACGCTCCCGCGCGGCGGGTTCACCGTGTCTTCCCGCGCGACCCCGCCCGGTGAGGCGGCCCCGCGGCCCGGCCGGCCCTCGGCGGCGTCTCCCGGTGGCTGCTCCTCGCCCAGTGAACGCAGCCAGCGGATCGCGCTCGCCGGGTCGGAGCAGGGGGCCGCCGCGCGCCAGCGGGACGGCGGGCGGCCGGACTGGAGGTGGCGCAGGACCTGCGGGTAGCGGCCCGGGTGGGCGGCGAGGTACGCGGCGGTGCGGGCCGCGTCCTCGATGAGCGCGGGGCGGCTCGGGGCCGAGAGGATCAGGCACGGCGGCGGTGCGGGCGGATCGGCCGGGGCCGGCGCGGCCACGGCTTCGAGGACGACGTGGGCGTTCGTGCCGCCGACGCCGAAGCTGCTGACGGCGGCCACCCGGGGGCGTCCTTTGGGCCAGGGCTCGGCGCGCACGGGGATGCGGAAGGGGCCGAGGTCGGTGCCGATCGCCGGGTTGAGGGAACGGAAGTCCACATTGGGCGGGATCACCCCGTGGTGCACCGCGAGCACCGCGCGGACCAGGCCGACCACGCCTGCCGCCGCCCCGAGGTGGCCGAGCTGGCTCTTGACGGAGGCGAGCGCGCAGTCCCCGGTGCCGAACGCCTGGCGCAGCGCCTCCACTTCGACCGGGTCGCCGAGCCGGGTGCCCGTGCCGTGCGCCTCGACGTAGCCGACGTCGGCGCCGGTCCGGCCGCTGCGCCGCAGGGCCGTACGGATCACCGCGCGCTGCCCGGCGACCGAGGGGGCGCTGTAACTCATCTTGGCCGCGCCGTCGTTGGTGAGTGCCGAACCGGTGATGACCGCGTAGACGGTGTCGCCGTCGGCCAGGGCCCGTCGCAGCGGCTTGAGCACCACGACGCCGACGCCGCTGGCGCCGACCGTGCCGGTGGCGTCGTCGCTGAAGGGCCGGCAGTGGCCGTCGGCGGAGAAGATGTGCTGGGGCTGGTAGCGGTAGCCGTCGCCGAGTCCGGTGTCGACCAGGACTCCCCCGGCGAGCATCACGTCGGCGTCGTCCTGCCGGAGCAGGCCGGCCGCGACGTGCACGGCGACGAGGGAACTGGAGCACGCCGCCTGGGTGGAGAAGGCCGGTCCGGTCAGACCCAGGTGGTAGGCGGCCTTGGTGGTGAGGAAGTCCTTGTCGTGGTGGAGGGCGAGCTGGAAGGGGTCGGGGAGCCGGTCGGGGCCGGTCTCGCGCAGCATGGCCTGGAAGTAGGTGTTCTCGCCCGCCCCGGCGACCAGGCCGACCCGCAGCGCCTGCGGGTCGGCGATGCCGGCGTGGGCGAGGGCCTGGACGCAGGCCATCAGCAGATGCCGCTGCTGCGGGTCCATCAGGCGGGCTTCCTGCCTGCTGATGCCGAACCGGTCGGGGTCGAAGGCGAGCAGCCCGTCCATCTGGCTGCGGGCACCGACGAGGCCGTCGGGCGCGGGGAAGTGCTCGATACCGCGGGCGCCGGTCTCGACCATCCGCCAGAAGGCGGCGAGGTCGGGGGCGCCGGGCAGCCGTACGGCCATGCCGACGACCGCGATCGGTTCGTCGGCGCGCGGCGGCTGCGGGGCGCCGGCCGTGCGGGCGCGGTCCGTGTCTCCCTTCCCGGCGTTGCCCGTACGCGCGCTGTCCGTGTCCCGCTTCCCGCCGCCGGCCGTACGCCCGGTGCCGGTCTCCGGCTTTCCGCCGCCGGCGAGGAACCGGGCCAGCCGCCGGACCGTCACGTGCTCGAACAGGTCGGCGACGGTGAAGCGCAGCCCCAGCTCGGTGGTGCAGCGCAGATGGAACCGCATCAGGGCCAGGCTGGACGCGCCGGCTTCGAAGAAGGTCTGCTCAGGGCCGATCTCCCCGCCGGTGACCGCCTCGAAGGCCGCTGCCAGCCGGGCCTCGTCCGCCGACCAGCCGGGCTCGGCCCGCTCCCCCGCGCGCAGTTCCGTGCCCGGCGCGTGCAGCGCGGCCCGGCGGTCCAGCTTGCCGCTGGGGGTACGCGGGAGGGTGTCCAGCAGGCGGTAGCGGCGAATGCGGACGTGAGCAGGAAGGAGTCCGCCGAGGTGGGCGGTGAGGTCTTCCGGGCTCGGCGCGCGGTCCCCACACCGCAGGCAGGCGACCAGTCCCTGCCCGTCGTAGGCCACGACGGCGCCGGTGACCTGGGGGTGGCGCAGGAGTGCGGCCTCCACCTGGGCGGGTTCCAGCCGGTGTCCGCTGAGCTTGATCTGGTCGTCGGCGCGGCCGAGGCAGTGCAGCAGGCCGTGCTCGTCGAAGCGCGCCCGGTCGCCCGTCCGGTAGAACAGGCCCAGGCCGGGGAGGTCCGTGAAGCGGGTGGGGTCGGCGGCGGCGTCTCCGG
Protein-coding regions in this window:
- a CDS encoding non-ribosomal peptide synthetase, producing MRPEPVSEGTPPPAPTPAVPSEPGPGGGGEFGGRPDAGPDGAAQLVPAADGTSTSGRGSLAGRVHEQALRSPAATAVVDGDLRLDYAGLDAAGAVVAAALERAGVRPGQAVAVCLPRSWRLVAVMLGILRLGAQVVPLDAQSPPARRGHILTDSGSVLLVHTGPAPRSLPDGVRAVPAGELLPPPPYTAEPGTPRAPAPASFLFYTSGTTGAPKGVEVTAPGILRLADPGWIDLPAGARYACLSNPAFDALSFEVWVPLLTGGRCVILADETVRTPRALAAALLRERIDTAFVTVALFNAVVAEVPDCFAGARQVLVGGEQLNARTLRDWYRHNPGAPTRLHNIYGPTETTTFALYHPVPRDFAADVVPIGRPLPRTGAVLAVPGGGREAAPGELAELYLSGAGVAAGYRGLPAETARRFVTLPWYDGGSTRFYRTGDLVRAGADGLVEYVGRADRQVKVRGFRIEPGEVERHIARHRAVRQAYVCARRDADGTGELLAWVVLGGETTFEDLDAHLAAGLPAYMRPHRIHRVDALPRNANGKIDQAALLAADLPQWRPATDDTPVTARQREVLDLAAAVLGTPGLRLGDRWTAVGGDSLKALRLRFEVRRRWGRDLPQSLITGGDLAAVADAVGRDREPVAAPYPQLPAPAGARTAPATSEQQRLWLLQQRSPSSRAYGVPLAFRLDGEVDPAALRSALAALVVRHAALRTGFHATAEGVQQTVGEPYDPWHEAPGPAQDTESGTESAGEEPRAFAERFFAETFDLARPRMLRACWLPDDGGGTLLLHLHHIAVDGWSLGVLFRDLSAGYRAAREGAATPGGQAGAPTPLDHAAWQREWFAHPAYHALRDELRTLHAAAGQDTEPLAPTGPVPGTAHLLHTTLDPVRRAAVDRLCTELGLTRFELLLGLFTWSVYGVTGRLRPRTAAPVTGRPVGGFADSVGMFANTVLLPLTVTPGEPLRDQARRLAADTRALLDRQDVALADVLPDTQPAAGQGPFDFLFVLENTDFAALDLAGCTTRPLWPAPTGAKCPMTLSVIELGDGLECLWEYADGHFTEQQAADLAALFARGIDLLSSAGPATPVDLVAPYRRALPDPGRGAPQELAWTTMAEGFARQVDRTPAAVALVSGDRSLTYAELDAYANALAVRLLRAHPGPDDAGPRCAALYAEPSVEHVVALLALARLNWTAVPLDPGYPPALLRDVLRQAAPLCVLVPPGGATGLDEVAPGGLPRHEITLTADDAPPLPPHDGTRPLYTLFTSGSTGTPKGVQVPDRTLANLVQWQARDGGLGAPAVTQQFSMLSFDVSFQEIFGTLCTGGRLHLVRPGWRQDAPALLDQLETAGVERIFMPCVALHLLTEYGVRSGRYPSRLREVVVAGEQLVCTDVLRQWFAGLPGARLFNHYGPTETHVVSSLCLSGDPARWPERPSIGRPVAGALLRVADEAGEPLPPGRPGELFIGGPMALRCYTGDAAADPTRFTDLPGLGLFYRTGDRARFDEHGLLHCLGRADDQIKLSGHRLEPAQVEAALLRHPQVTGAVVAYDGQGLVACLRCGDRAPSPEDLTAHLGGLLPAHVRIRRYRLLDTLPRTPSGKLDRRAALHAPGTELRAGERAEPGWSADEARLAAAFEAVTGGEIGPEQTFFEAGASSLALMRFHLRCTTELGLRFTVADLFEHVTVRRLARFLAGGGKPETGTGRTAGGGKRDTDSARTGNAGKGDTDRARTAGAPQPPRADEPIAVVGMAVRLPGAPDLAAFWRMVETGARGIEHFPAPDGLVGARSQMDGLLAFDPDRFGISRQEARLMDPQQRHLLMACVQALAHAGIADPQALRVGLVAGAGENTYFQAMLRETGPDRLPDPFQLALHHDKDFLTTKAAYHLGLTGPAFSTQAACSSSLVAVHVAAGLLRQDDADVMLAGGVLVDTGLGDGYRYQPQHIFSADGHCRPFSDDATGTVGASGVGVVVLKPLRRALADGDTVYAVITGSALTNDGAAKMSYSAPSVAGQRAVIRTALRRSGRTGADVGYVEAHGTGTRLGDPVEVEALRQAFGTGDCALASVKSQLGHLGAAAGVVGLVRAVLAVHHGVIPPNVDFRSLNPAIGTDLGPFRIPVRAEPWPKGRPRVAAVSSFGVGGTNAHVVLEAVAAPAPADPPAPPPCLILSAPSRPALIEDAARTAAYLAAHPGRYPQVLRHLQSGRPPSRWRAAAPCSDPASAIRWLRSLGEEQPPGDAAEGRPGRGAASPGGVAREDTVNPPRGSVSAAAPQTVAVEGGQGRTAGPVAAAGGPVPVGGRTAPELAAAWLRGEEIAWAGGPAPAPWDFPPPAFELADYHYRDTLPGTVPPDAAEPTAETEGDGPRRLPEERWLHQQHWARSHRAATTPPARRPRTAVLLTAGTLGPTVATALAKTHARVVHVTAGSGYARTAPDTFTADPADPAALRRILDTLKHEAPEGAESVDWLHTLPLAADGPVTATTLEHARWACLDTPAALAQAAGGRPDLRVWWLSSGAMPADGTVTRPEAGLLAGIGEVGPQEGLVDAHWLDLPGPGPAAWAGAVAGLVAGTGRPPRRLALRRGFWWAPDTSPLPDPADSASPLPPGGTHLILGGTGGIGRTVARWLLEGGARQVLLLARRPHLPAELAPYADRVGLIAADLTGGTPNGIADLVAAHTSRLDGVVHAVGVAGGGLIALRQATTARPVTAAKANAALVTEELIRRHDPAVVVYCSSMSALLGGVGQLDYAAAAGLLDAFAHHRSTADESTVRITVDWDVWRETGMAVDAPGADARHRAHLAVGLTVAEAGRVLSRAIGSGFPQVLVSVTDLAESRTFYARDRPAVLPGAGTAGTAVTGDTEPAETVLGDLLRTWLGVDDLDPRASLYDLGADSLTMLDLIDEIKRHFGVELELARLGHRVGLAGILALLREEMPGGPAAPQAASQDVPLEVWQEGAGPDVLCLVHPVGGDIQSYRPLVSALDPRLTVCLIADPALRDPAAPAWTLPERAARYRQALETRFPAAAHRVRLAGWSFGGWVAIEMAAQAEQEHRPVRNLYLLDPPPPGSGPRLARYDEAELRAVFTRELGQGHPDGQAADGGPAAHTDYAERLARCCRANLRSMTTYRMPGLTTTPVRIWLATRPEPDLPPADAPAARPEPWLPYVGRTGSWHLLDTTHYGVVAAPHARTVAAAINGDLGESGAAPTAYGPAHADDLPRTSAAGEPAPGPRK
- a CDS encoding GSCFA domain-containing protein, producing the protein MTTGNPYRSLPARSFWRPAVAEPGMLGIDEVWTPAFPLGPDDPVLTAGSCFAARLGPALLAAGLNWYDAEPPPPGLDREEQQARHYGEFSFRTGTVYTAAMLRQWLSWAAGRTRPPDTAWPQDGRVYDPFRPSVEPAGHASVAEMLAARETTLEAIRRGLTAASCLVFTLGLTEAWRDRSDGSVYASCPGTVRGTFDPRRHAFSNATVGEVHRDLAAAVALARVINPDLRLLLTVSPVPLTATATGGHALVANTLSKSVLRTAAGELVNGTEGTDYFPSYELISCAPFRGVFYGPNLRSVTPDGVAFVMRHFMAGLARAGHPGDRPRPEAPTGDAVGDAAGTLPHRTLSGGDICDDAVLDYYGPR